One genomic window of Haliotis asinina isolate JCU_RB_2024 chromosome 4, JCU_Hal_asi_v2, whole genome shotgun sequence includes the following:
- the LOC137282518 gene encoding uncharacterized protein produces MSWAALFVCLLKPWSLSGIIMPNPTISTNTPSLQNDITLLTQTVTSLQSTTGQLKTDLLAAKSDLSVKEQVFNLSKNLESKTRDVAFEASLLEGEQTTYTPLPFSKILYNSGDGYNLTSGTFTAPVSGTYMFWAQIENIEPNTYMNIWIMKTGRDDILSSGWVATDTTISDAVANAQTVQHLNTGEEVWVEITVEHTLKDSDASYFGGVLLSVH; encoded by the exons ATGTCTTGGGCAGCTTTATTTGTATGCCTTTTGAAGCCTTGGAGTCTTTCTGGAATTATTATGCCAAATCCGACCATTAGTACAAATACGCCCAGCCTGCAAAATGACATCACACTCCTGACGCAGACGGTGACAAGTCTTCAGTCGACCACTGGACAGCTGAAGACAGATCTGCTGGCAGCGAAAAGCGACCTC TCAGTCAAGGAACAGGTATTCAATTTGTCCAAAAACCTTG AATCGAAAACCAGAGATGTGGCTTTTGAGGCAAGCCTGCTTGAGGGTGAGCAGACAACCTACACACCCCTGCCATTCAGCAAAATCCTCTACAACTCTGGGGATGGATACAATCTGACCTCCGGAACATTCACAGCACCCGTCTCGGGCACATACATGTTCTGGGCACAGATAGAAAATATTGAGCCAAACACCTACATGAATATCTGGATCATGAAGACTGGGAGAGATGATATCCTGTCCTCTGGATGGGTAGCAACTGACACGACTATTAGCGATGCTGTTGCTAATGCGCAGACTGTCCAACACTTAAATACAGGCGAGGAGGTCTGGGTGGAGATAACCGTGGAACACACACTAAAGGATAGTGATGCATCATACTTTGGTGGAGTTCTGTTGTCAGTTCACTGA